The sequence GGCGTTCGTGCACGGTGAGGCGACCTTCGTGAAGGAGCTGCGCCGGCTGCTGCGGGTCGAGCTGCAGATCCCGCGCGAGGACCTGTCGATCTCCGGTTACTGGCGCCTCGGCCACAACGAGGACGGCTGGCAGGCCGGCAAGCGGGAGTGGAACGCCCGTATCGAGGCCGAGCAGGAGAGCGGCGGGGCCGCGGCCGCGTAGGACCGGCCCGCTCAGGGCGCCGTTTCGTTGATCTTGCCGAAGGGGACGTGCACGCTCGGGGTGGTCCGCGAGGTGCGCTCCAGGTGGGTCACCTGGTCGTCGAAGAAGATGTGCGGGTTCAGCACCTTCATGACGGCGCCCTTCTCTATGCCGCCGAGGAAGAAGGCGTCGTTGACGGTGACGCCCCACTTCTTCAGGCTCGTCACGGCACGCTCGTGCGTCGGCGCGCTGCGCGCGGTCACGATGGAGACGTGCACCCGGATCCTGTAGTCCGGGTCGTCGCGCCGGCGCTGCTCCTCGCGGCGCTGTATCCGGTTCACACTGGCCAGGAAGTCGCGCAGCGGCCCGGGGTCGTGCGGGGTCGCGGCATTGCGGGCCTCATGGGCGCGGAACTCCTCCAGACCGCCCGTCTGGTACACCTGCTCCGAGGCGTCACCGGCCAGGACGCCGTCGAAGTCGAAGGCGATGCGCAGATCCCGGTCGACGGGGTCGTCCGCGTGCGGGGAGCCGAGGACGTGCCCCGCGGGCAGGCCCGCGGCGACGGCCTCGCGCACATCGTCCCCGTTCGCCGACAGGAACAGCGACATGTTGAAGGCCGTCATGAACGGGTGGGGGGACCGCCCCTGCATGAAGACGGCCCGGGTGATCGGCAGGTCGTGCGCCTGGATGGAGCGCATGACCCGCAGACCGGTGTCGGGGTCGTTGCGCGAGAGGATGATGACCTCGACGAGCGGATCCCCGGGGTCGCCGAGGTCGTTCAGCGACAGCAGCCGCTGGACGAACGCGAACGCGACCCCGGGGCGGAGCGTGTTGTCCAGATTCTCTTCCTGGTAGGCCCGGTAGGCCTCCTCCCCCTGCTCCCGGAACACCGCGTCCGACTCCTCCAGATCGAACAGGGCGCTGGAGGCGACGCCGATGACGAGTCGGTCCGCAAGCTCGTAGGGCGGCATGACCTTCACCTCGGGGCGGGAGAATCGGACGCCCCATCATGTCATCGATCAAGCGGCGGATCCGGGCCCGGAAGCGCTCACACCGACCGCTGGTACGACCTGAGCGCCCTGATCGACAGCCACACCGCGGCCACGGCCAGCGCCAGCAGCGCCCCGCCCCGGTCGGCCACGGCCATCCGGTCGGGGTGTGCGGACAGCGCCGAACGGCCCGCCACCATGGCCCAGTTGAGCGGGTTGAAGTCGGCGACGTGCCGCATCCAGCCCGGCATCTGGGACGGCGCCATGAAGGCGGAGGACAGGAAGGTGAGCGGCAGCAGCAGGAAGGTGTTGATACCGATGACCGACTCGCGTTCGCGCACCAGCATGCCCAGCGCGTTGGACAGCGCACCGAAGACCGTGCCGAGCAGCACGGAGGCCAGGACCAGGACCGCGATGCCGCCGAGTCCGCCCGGGTAGTCGGCACCGCCGAGCAGCCCCAGCAGGACGATGATCACCGACTGGAGCGCGGTGACCAGACCGTTGTTGACGACGTTGCCGTTCATCAGCGCGGCCCTGCTGACCGGGCTGGTCAGGAAGCGGTCGAGGGTGCCGCGCTGGATCTCCTCCAGCGTGCCCATCCCGGCCCACATGTTGGAGCTGAGGGCGCTCATCACCACCACACCCGGCACCAGGTAGTCCAGGTAGGAGGTGGTGCCGAAGCCGCCCAGTTCGACCACCTTCTTGAAGAGGCCGCCGAAGAGGAACAGCCAGATCACCGGCTGGACCAGGGTGATGATCGCATAGGCGGGCTGCCGGGCGAACACCAGCAGCTGACGCTGTGTCATGTACCAGGTCTGTGCAACGGCGTTGCTCATCGCGCACCTCCGGCGGGCACGAGGGTCCCGGCGCTCTGCGCCTCGGCGTAACGACGGCCCGCGTGGCGGAGGTAGACGTCGTCCAGCGAGGGCCGGGCGACGGTCGCGGAGGCGACGGTGACCCCGGCGCGCTCCAGACCGGCGAGCAGCCCGGGCATGGCGGCCGCTCCGTCGTCGGCGCGGACGCTGATCCGGCGCCCCTCGCACAGCACCTCGTGCACGCCGGGCAGTGCGCCCAGGGCGTCGGTGAGCAGCGCGCGGCCCGCCTCGCCGACCGGCTCGCGCAGTTCCAGACGGACTGCGTCGCCGCGCAGTTCGCCCTTGAGCGCGTCCGGAGTCCCCTCGACGACGACCCGGCCGCGGTCGACGATCGCGATGCGCCCGGCGAGCCGGTCGGCCTCCTCCAGGTAGTGCGTGGTGAGCAGGATGGTCAGCCCCTCCTCGCCGGC is a genomic window of Streptomyces griseochromogenes containing:
- a CDS encoding 5'-nucleotidase codes for the protein MPPYELADRLVIGVASSALFDLEESDAVFREQGEEAYRAYQEENLDNTLRPGVAFAFVQRLLSLNDLGDPGDPLVEVIILSRNDPDTGLRVMRSIQAHDLPITRAVFMQGRSPHPFMTAFNMSLFLSANGDDVREAVAAGLPAGHVLGSPHADDPVDRDLRIAFDFDGVLAGDASEQVYQTGGLEEFRAHEARNAATPHDPGPLRDFLASVNRIQRREEQRRRDDPDYRIRVHVSIVTARSAPTHERAVTSLKKWGVTVNDAFFLGGIEKGAVMKVLNPHIFFDDQVTHLERTSRTTPSVHVPFGKINETAP
- a CDS encoding ABC transporter permease, producing MSNAVAQTWYMTQRQLLVFARQPAYAIITLVQPVIWLFLFGGLFKKVVELGGFGTTSYLDYLVPGVVVMSALSSNMWAGMGTLEEIQRGTLDRFLTSPVSRAALMNGNVVNNGLVTALQSVIIVLLGLLGGADYPGGLGGIAVLVLASVLLGTVFGALSNALGMLVRERESVIGINTFLLLPLTFLSSAFMAPSQMPGWMRHVADFNPLNWAMVAGRSALSAHPDRMAVADRGGALLALAVAAVWLSIRALRSYQRSV